The following proteins are encoded in a genomic region of Bacillus sp. BGMRC 2118:
- a CDS encoding TlpA family protein disulfide reductase, with protein MRNRVNLMVILGLLGIIGWRIVDYVSTSGEKDVEEVSGKVLAEESSEIGLQEGMKPPSFELNTLDGNTISLSEMKGKKVILNFWATWCPPCKAEMPHMQDFYEESHDKNIEILAVNLSTAEKNTKHIGEFASDYKLTFPILLDITGEVGDTYQAFTIPTSYIIDSNGIIRKKIIGPMDKEMMKELISNIE; from the coding sequence ATGAGGAATCGTGTTAATCTAATGGTAATCTTAGGATTGTTAGGGATAATCGGGTGGCGAATTGTTGACTATGTATCAACAAGTGGTGAAAAAGACGTAGAAGAAGTGAGTGGAAAAGTTTTAGCTGAGGAGAGTAGTGAAATCGGATTGCAGGAGGGAATGAAACCTCCAAGCTTTGAATTGAATACATTAGATGGAAACACAATTTCACTTTCGGAGATGAAAGGTAAGAAGGTAATTCTTAATTTTTGGGCTACTTGGTGTCCACCGTGTAAAGCTGAAATGCCTCACATGCAGGACTTTTATGAAGAAAGCCATGATAAAAATATAGAGATTCTGGCAGTCAATTTATCGACTGCTGAGAAAAACACTAAGCACATTGGTGAATTCGCAAGTGATTATAAATTAACGTTTCCGATCCTATTAGACATTACTGGAGAAGTAGGGGATACGTATCAAGCGTTTACGATTCCAACAAGTTATATTATTGATTCAAACGGAATTATTCGAAAAAAGATAATCGGTCCAATGGATAAGGAAATGATGAAGGAACTAATAAGTAATATAGAGTAA
- a CDS encoding SDR family oxidoreductase — MELNLQGKTALIAASSQGLGKAIAEQFVREGMNVVISSRNEEKLNHVTEQLNKIGPGRAVYQVADLSNYEDIKGLVKRAIDEFGQINVLINNAGGPPTGTIESISDEKWQGAFELNLLSYIRLIRESLPYLKKQGGRIINIASSSVKEPIPGLLLSNTFRTGIVGLSKTLATELAPYNILINTVSPGRIATERIEQLDNITARNNGLTREEVEAKVKTNIPLGRYGEPEEFAKVVTFLVSEANGYMTGSTFLVDGGLVKSI; from the coding sequence ATGGAACTAAATCTTCAAGGCAAAACAGCACTAATAGCAGCATCTTCCCAAGGACTGGGAAAGGCAATAGCTGAACAGTTTGTTAGAGAAGGTATGAATGTTGTAATCTCGAGTAGAAATGAAGAGAAGCTAAATCATGTTACAGAGCAGTTAAATAAAATAGGTCCCGGAAGAGCAGTTTATCAAGTGGCAGACCTTTCGAACTATGAAGATATTAAAGGTTTGGTCAAACGAGCGATAGACGAGTTTGGCCAAATTAATGTACTCATAAACAATGCTGGAGGACCTCCTACAGGAACCATTGAATCTATTTCTGATGAAAAATGGCAAGGAGCATTCGAATTAAATTTATTAAGCTACATACGGTTAATACGAGAATCTTTACCTTATTTAAAAAAGCAGGGAGGAAGAATTATCAATATTGCATCTTCCTCTGTAAAAGAACCTATACCGGGGTTACTTCTCTCTAATACATTTCGCACAGGAATTGTTGGGCTTTCTAAAACGCTCGCAACGGAGCTTGCCCCTTATAATATTTTAATAAACACTGTTTCACCTGGAAGAATTGCAACGGAACGTATTGAGCAGTTAGACAATATAACGGCTCGCAATAATGGATTAACTCGGGAAGAAGTTGAGGCAAAAGTGAAGACAAACATTCCACTTGGACGCTACGGAGAACCAGAAGAGTTTGCAAAGGTTGTTACCTTCTTAGTTTCTGAAGCAAATGGGTATATGACAGGTAGTACATTCCTAGTGGATGGTGGATTAGTCAAATCCATATAG
- a CDS encoding sulfite exporter TauE/SafE family protein, with translation MDFAFIITIFLIGFVGSYISGMLGIGGSIIKYPMLLYIPPLFGLAAFTAHEVSGISAIQVFFATIGGVWAYRKGGYLNKTLIIYMGSAILVGSFVGGFGSKMMSEGGINVIYGILALIAAVMMFVPKKNVDDIPFDQVKFNPWLAAVLALIVGLGAGIVGAAGAFLLVPIMLVVLKIPTRMTIASSLAITFISSIGATVGKITTGQIEYAPAFIMIVANLIASPLGAMAGKKINTKVLQVILAILIGGTAIKIWMDIL, from the coding sequence ATGGATTTTGCGTTTATTATTACCATATTTCTAATTGGATTTGTTGGCTCATATATTTCGGGAATGCTAGGAATAGGCGGTTCTATTATTAAATATCCGATGCTACTTTACATTCCACCATTATTTGGTCTAGCAGCGTTTACAGCCCATGAGGTGTCAGGTATTAGTGCGATTCAAGTTTTTTTCGCGACAATAGGTGGAGTTTGGGCATATCGTAAAGGCGGATACTTAAATAAGACATTAATCATTTATATGGGATCAGCCATACTAGTTGGGAGTTTTGTAGGTGGTTTTGGTTCGAAAATGATGTCAGAAGGCGGCATTAATGTTATTTACGGAATTCTTGCATTAATTGCAGCTGTCATGATGTTTGTTCCGAAAAAGAACGTTGATGATATTCCATTTGATCAAGTAAAGTTTAACCCATGGCTTGCAGCAGTTCTTGCATTAATTGTTGGTTTAGGAGCTGGTATTGTTGGTGCGGCTGGTGCATTCTTATTAGTCCCAATTATGTTAGTTGTATTAAAAATACCAACTAGAATGACGATTGCTTCTTCTTTAGCCATTACGTTTATTTCTTCAATTGGTGCCACAGTTGGTAAAATTACAACAGGACAAATTGAATATGCACCTGCATTTATTATGATTGTTGCAAACTTAATTGCATCTCCACTTGGAGCCATGGCTGGTAAGAAAATAAATACAAAAGTATTACAAGTCATATTAGCTATATTAATTGGTGGAACCGCAATCAAAATTTGGATGGATATTTTATAA
- a CDS encoding sulfurtransferase TusA family protein, protein MESTKVLDAKGLACPMPIVKTKKAMNELESGQVLEIHATDKGAKNDLAAWAKSGGHELIKHEEESDVLKFWIKKG, encoded by the coding sequence ATGGAATCAACAAAAGTGCTAGATGCAAAGGGCCTTGCATGTCCGATGCCAATCGTAAAAACGAAAAAAGCTATGAATGAACTTGAATCAGGTCAAGTACTAGAAATTCATGCAACTGATAAAGGTGCGAAAAATGATCTGGCTGCCTGGGCAAAGTCTGGTGGGCATGAACTAATTAAGCACGAAGAAGAAAGTGATGTACTAAAGTTCTGGATTAAAAAAGGTTGA
- a CDS encoding rhodanese-like domain-containing protein, translating to MKEISVKELETLLDEGKNLNLIDVREVDEVAAEKIPGVVNIPLGLLEFRMHELDKSKEYIMICRSGGRSGRATQFLESQGYNVINMSGGMLAWEGKVE from the coding sequence GTGAAAGAAATCAGCGTGAAAGAATTAGAAACATTATTAGATGAAGGTAAAAACTTAAACTTAATTGATGTTCGTGAAGTGGATGAAGTTGCTGCTGAGAAAATTCCAGGTGTGGTTAATATCCCTCTTGGTTTACTTGAATTCCGTATGCATGAATTAGATAAATCTAAAGAATACATTATGATTTGTCGTTCTGGTGGAAGAAGTGGCCGTGCTACTCAATTCTTAGAAAGTCAAGGCTACAATGTCATCAATATGTCTGGTGGAATGCTTGCGTGGGAAGGCAAGGTTGAGTAA
- a CDS encoding sulfurtransferase TusA family protein — translation MDADKILDAKGLACPMPIVKTKKAMNELESGQVLEIHATDKGAKNDLSAWAKSSGHDLVKHEEANEVLKFWIKKG, via the coding sequence ATGGATGCAGATAAAATTCTAGACGCAAAAGGGTTAGCATGTCCGATGCCAATCGTCAAAACGAAAAAGGCAATGAACGAATTAGAATCAGGTCAAGTATTAGAAATCCATGCGACAGATAAAGGTGCAAAAAATGACCTATCTGCTTGGGCTAAATCAAGTGGTCATGATCTAGTGAAGCATGAAGAAGCAAATGAAGTGTTAAAGTTTTGGATTAAAAAAGGATAA
- a CDS encoding MBL fold metallo-hydrolase, translating into MTVKAMTSKEVTRKVFDKEPLFILDVRNESDFADWKIEGENFDYFNIPYFELLDGVEEIMDKIPTDKEVLVVCAKEGSSVMIAEFLSEAGLSVSYLEGGMKAWSEHLEPVKVGDLKDGGELYQFVRIGKGCLSYMVVSNGEAAIIDSTRMADVYLDFANSINAKITHVFDTHLHADHISGGRVIAEKTNATYWLPPKDATEVTFDYQALEGGNEVLIGNTAINIHALYSPGHTIGSTSFVVDEKYLLSGDILFIDSIGRPDLAGLAEDWVGDLRESLYKRYRELSEELVVLPAHFMIIEELNEDGSVSEKLGNLFANNHGLNIEDEEVFRKLVTENLPPQPNAYQEIRETNMGKISPDEDKQREMEIGPNRCAVR; encoded by the coding sequence ATGACAGTAAAAGCAATGACTTCTAAAGAGGTAACGAGAAAGGTATTTGATAAAGAACCATTATTCATCTTAGACGTAAGAAACGAAAGTGATTTTGCTGATTGGAAAATTGAAGGTGAAAACTTCGACTATTTCAATATCCCTTATTTCGAATTACTTGATGGTGTAGAAGAAATCATGGATAAGATTCCAACAGATAAAGAAGTATTAGTCGTTTGTGCGAAGGAAGGATCCTCTGTAATGATAGCTGAATTCTTATCAGAAGCTGGTCTATCTGTATCATACCTTGAAGGTGGTATGAAAGCATGGAGTGAACACTTAGAGCCAGTTAAAGTGGGAGATTTAAAAGACGGCGGAGAACTATATCAATTTGTACGTATCGGTAAAGGGTGCTTATCATACATGGTCGTTTCAAATGGTGAAGCTGCAATTATCGATTCTACACGTATGGCGGATGTTTACCTTGATTTTGCAAATAGCATTAACGCTAAAATCACTCACGTATTTGACACCCATCTTCATGCCGACCACATCTCTGGTGGTAGAGTGATTGCTGAAAAAACAAATGCAACGTACTGGTTACCGCCAAAGGATGCAACAGAAGTAACATTTGACTATCAAGCATTAGAAGGTGGCAATGAAGTATTAATCGGTAACACAGCAATCAACATTCATGCTTTATATTCACCAGGTCACACAATTGGATCAACATCATTTGTAGTGGATGAAAAATACTTATTATCTGGTGACATTTTATTCATCGATTCAATTGGAAGACCTGACTTAGCTGGTCTTGCAGAAGACTGGGTTGGTGACTTAAGAGAAAGCTTATACAAGCGTTACAGAGAACTTTCTGAAGAATTAGTCGTTCTTCCAGCTCACTTTATGATTATTGAAGAATTAAACGAAGATGGAAGCGTGTCAGAAAAGCTAGGGAATTTATTTGCTAACAACCATGGGTTAAACATTGAAGATGAAGAAGTGTTTAGAAAGCTGGTAACTGAAAACTTACCACCACAACCAAATGCTTACCAAGAGATTCGTGAAACAAACATGGGTAAAATTAGCCCGGATGAAGATAAGCAACGTGAAATGGAAATCGGACCAAACCGTTGTGCGGTTCGCTAA
- a CDS encoding LysE family translocator, which produces MMGIINFEVFLLTAIMLNITPGTDTMYIISRSVSQGSLAGVYSALGITVGSVIHTMLAAFGLSIILMQSAFLFNIIKVIGAIYLAYLGIKMLQNKNPNKKQELLPMLDHKKIFLQGILTNVLNPKVALFFLAFLPQFIQVHPSGVNPLPFMILGLTFTITGGIWCTVVAVFSSIATNKLRGNSKAGSLLNKLTGIVFITMGIKLLQTKSA; this is translated from the coding sequence ATTATGGGGATAATTAATTTCGAGGTTTTTCTACTTACAGCAATCATGCTTAATATAACGCCAGGCACAGATACGATGTACATTATTAGTCGTAGTGTTTCACAAGGGAGCTTGGCGGGAGTATACTCCGCTCTCGGCATAACTGTCGGTTCCGTCATTCATACAATGCTAGCAGCTTTTGGTCTTTCGATCATCTTAATGCAATCAGCTTTCCTTTTTAATATAATTAAAGTCATTGGAGCTATTTATCTAGCATATTTAGGTATTAAAATGTTACAAAACAAAAATCCCAATAAGAAGCAGGAGCTCCTTCCGATGCTTGATCATAAAAAAATATTCCTGCAAGGTATACTAACCAATGTATTAAATCCAAAGGTAGCTTTGTTTTTCCTTGCATTCTTACCACAATTCATTCAAGTTCATCCGTCTGGTGTAAATCCACTTCCATTTATGATTTTAGGACTAACGTTTACCATAACAGGTGGTATCTGGTGTACAGTAGTCGCTGTCTTTTCTTCTATTGCAACAAACAAACTACGTGGAAACTCTAAAGCAGGAAGTCTACTAAACAAGCTAACAGGTATTGTCTTTATAACTATGGGGATAAAGCTACTCCAAACTAAATCTGCATAG
- a CDS encoding DUF2642 domain-containing protein codes for MYYRESYATPSIQSYTIVEPFVVQAAQSLIGKNAVIETVGDSFRGRVMDAKPDHIVIQSGDSSFFIRLQMIISIMPD; via the coding sequence ATGTATTATCGAGAGTCATATGCAACGCCAAGTATTCAATCTTACACAATTGTTGAACCTTTTGTTGTTCAAGCTGCCCAATCACTCATTGGTAAAAATGCGGTCATTGAAACAGTCGGAGACAGTTTTAGAGGAAGAGTTATGGATGCAAAGCCTGACCATATTGTTATTCAGTCAGGAGATAGTTCTTTTTTCATTCGTCTTCAAATGATTATTTCCATCATGCCTGATTAA
- a CDS encoding bifunctional metallophosphatase/5'-nucleotidase, giving the protein MKLKIIHTNDLHSNFENFERTTTLIKELKDENTLLLDGGDFADFKSIELQGTRGLAAIELLESVGYDALTIGNNEMFNGVDTLEYMAKTSRVPFISSNLLKKDMSTIEGVVSSTIIEKNGIKIFITGASPDMGEFSEGLGLFMKSYKEMILQEIERNKGKYDIGIILNHVGTEADEVLAGELSGVHVILSAHDHKLFEKAKVVNSTILNSAGCYGEYVGVVEIEIKDDNVELLDSKTIATKDFQSDAEILSILKVNKEKAIEVLSKPLYPISKPLWHDVLEENPITNLIADGLKDLLDCEIGLINSGIVNAGIFDFVSNKKLIEVCPSPLNPTSLEMQGKAIREAIEASLDVQVCLADGRGPGFRGKFVGKLHVSGATILHNGKNVLEVIIGEKPLEDDRWYKVATSDYLQRGSGYESLAENQNPVYLAEEIRDVIREYARNPRVLEEAYNNRWKKKLGIAIQ; this is encoded by the coding sequence ATGAAACTTAAAATTATCCATACAAATGATTTACATAGTAATTTTGAAAACTTTGAAAGAACTACGACTCTCATTAAAGAATTAAAAGACGAGAATACCCTTTTGCTAGATGGAGGAGACTTTGCTGATTTTAAAAGCATTGAGCTACAAGGTACGCGAGGATTAGCAGCTATTGAATTACTAGAAAGTGTAGGCTATGATGCTCTAACAATTGGAAATAATGAAATGTTTAATGGTGTAGACACGTTAGAATACATGGCCAAGACGAGTAGGGTTCCATTTATCAGTAGTAATTTATTGAAAAAGGACATGTCAACGATTGAGGGAGTTGTATCAAGCACGATTATCGAGAAGAATGGAATAAAGATTTTTATTACAGGTGCTTCTCCAGACATGGGAGAGTTTAGTGAAGGATTAGGCTTATTTATGAAGTCCTATAAAGAAATGATTTTACAGGAAATTGAGAGAAATAAAGGGAAGTATGATATAGGGATCATTTTAAATCATGTCGGTACAGAAGCAGATGAAGTACTTGCAGGAGAACTTTCTGGGGTGCATGTTATTTTATCAGCACATGATCACAAGCTATTTGAGAAGGCAAAAGTTGTTAACAGTACGATTCTAAATAGTGCAGGATGTTATGGAGAGTATGTTGGAGTAGTAGAAATTGAAATTAAGGATGATAATGTAGAGTTACTAGATTCAAAGACAATCGCAACAAAAGATTTCCAGTCAGATGCTGAAATTCTTTCAATTCTGAAAGTAAACAAGGAAAAAGCAATAGAAGTATTAAGTAAACCATTATATCCAATTAGTAAGCCCCTTTGGCATGATGTATTAGAAGAAAATCCAATTACGAATCTTATTGCTGATGGACTAAAAGATTTATTAGATTGTGAAATCGGATTAATCAATAGCGGGATTGTGAATGCCGGTATCTTTGATTTTGTTTCCAATAAGAAATTAATAGAGGTCTGTCCGTCACCGCTAAATCCTACTTCCTTGGAAATGCAGGGAAAAGCAATAAGAGAGGCGATTGAAGCATCACTGGATGTACAAGTTTGTTTAGCTGATGGAAGAGGCCCCGGGTTTAGAGGGAAATTTGTAGGTAAATTACATGTCTCAGGAGCAACCATTCTACATAATGGTAAGAATGTACTAGAAGTAATAATTGGAGAAAAGCCTTTAGAGGATGATAGGTGGTACAAGGTAGCGACATCTGATTATTTGCAAAGAGGATCTGGTTATGAATCGCTTGCGGAAAATCAAAATCCTGTTTATTTGGCTGAGGAAATTCGCGATGTTATTAGGGAGTATGCGAGAAATCCAAGAGTTCTTGAAGAAGCATATAACAATCGTTGGAAGAAAAAGCTAGGTATTGCCATACAATAG
- a CDS encoding metal-sensitive transcriptional regulator: protein MEYNEQIKNRVKRMEGQLRGILKMMEDGKDCKEVITQLSAVRSAVDRTVGVIVSSNLVECVLDAEKNGGKTDDLIKEAVNLLVRSR, encoded by the coding sequence ATGGAATATAATGAACAAATAAAAAATAGAGTAAAGAGAATGGAAGGTCAGCTACGAGGAATTCTTAAAATGATGGAAGACGGTAAGGATTGTAAAGAAGTTATCACACAGTTATCTGCCGTTAGATCAGCAGTTGACCGAACAGTAGGAGTCATTGTCAGCTCCAACTTAGTAGAATGTGTACTAGACGCTGAAAAAAATGGTGGTAAAACTGATGACCTAATAAAAGAAGCTGTAAATTTATTAGTCCGCAGTAGATAA
- a CDS encoding carbon starvation protein A codes for MNSIWLAIIGTMVFVLGYRYYSKFVAEKIFRLDPNFVTPAHEFSDGTDFVPTKKTVLWGHHFTSVAGAAPIVGPAIAVYWGWLPALLWVILGTVFAAGVHDFGTLVLSVRNKGQSVGTLADKLIGKRAKLLFLFIILILVLMVNAVFAWVIANLFIKFPASVIPVFIEIPLAIWIGYSVYKKKGGMLLPSLVALAVMYGSAVVTSMVPALQIDLVSYFGGAKNTTLFGLNGISMAFFVWIIILMVYCYIASVLPVWKLLQPRDYINSHQLVVGLGIMYLGLFVLRPEITAPMTNLNVADKSWLPLLFITIACGAISGFHGLVSSGTSSKQLNKETDARFVGYLGAVGEGFLALISIIACVTLFANVGEFKEAYSSFSVANSGGLGNFIKGGAQLATGIGIPVGIAGTIISVIVVSFAATTLDSSVRLMRYIIAELGEEYKVPALSKTHVATSMAVFTSAALVLLPKGPNGFGSGGYLLWPLFGTSNQLLAGISLLLVSIWLKRLGRNYLVTFIPMVFILVMTVWAMAQQVIFEWSGYGGTETNLLLFIFGSVILVFAIWIVLTAFKELSKKDDPTNINTTF; via the coding sequence ATGAACAGCATTTGGTTAGCGATTATCGGAACAATGGTTTTTGTATTAGGGTATCGTTATTATTCAAAGTTTGTGGCAGAGAAAATCTTCAGATTAGATCCTAATTTTGTAACTCCTGCACATGAATTTTCAGACGGTACTGATTTTGTACCAACTAAGAAAACCGTTTTGTGGGGACATCATTTTACATCAGTAGCAGGAGCAGCACCTATTGTTGGTCCGGCAATTGCTGTATACTGGGGCTGGCTTCCGGCATTATTATGGGTTATTTTAGGTACGGTATTTGCAGCGGGAGTTCATGACTTCGGTACACTCGTCCTTTCTGTCAGAAACAAAGGACAATCGGTTGGTACGTTAGCAGACAAGTTAATTGGTAAAAGAGCAAAGCTATTATTTTTATTTATCATCTTAATATTAGTATTGATGGTAAATGCCGTGTTCGCATGGGTCATTGCAAATTTATTTATAAAGTTCCCGGCAAGTGTAATCCCAGTGTTTATTGAAATACCACTTGCTATTTGGATTGGATATTCAGTTTATAAGAAAAAGGGTGGCATGCTACTTCCATCACTAGTTGCTCTTGCGGTTATGTATGGATCTGCGGTAGTAACGAGTATGGTTCCGGCACTTCAAATTGATTTAGTTAGTTATTTCGGTGGTGCAAAGAACACGACATTATTTGGATTAAATGGAATATCAATGGCCTTCTTCGTTTGGATTATCATTTTAATGGTGTATTGTTATATCGCATCAGTACTGCCAGTCTGGAAACTGCTGCAGCCGAGAGATTATATTAACTCTCATCAGCTTGTTGTCGGTTTAGGGATCATGTATCTTGGTTTGTTTGTATTACGTCCGGAAATTACGGCACCAATGACAAATCTTAATGTGGCTGATAAATCATGGCTTCCATTATTATTTATCACGATTGCCTGTGGTGCTATTTCAGGCTTTCATGGCTTAGTTTCTTCAGGTACTTCTTCCAAACAATTAAATAAGGAAACAGATGCTCGATTTGTAGGGTACTTAGGAGCGGTTGGGGAAGGATTCCTGGCGTTAATTTCTATCATTGCCTGTGTAACATTATTTGCAAATGTCGGTGAGTTTAAGGAAGCATATAGCAGCTTTAGTGTAGCTAACAGTGGTGGACTTGGAAACTTTATTAAAGGTGGAGCACAATTAGCAACAGGTATTGGAATACCAGTAGGAATTGCCGGTACGATTATCTCGGTAATCGTGGTGAGTTTTGCCGCAACAACATTGGATTCTTCTGTTCGACTCATGCGATATATTATTGCAGAATTAGGTGAGGAATACAAAGTTCCGGCGCTATCTAAGACTCATGTAGCAACTTCTATGGCTGTATTTACAAGTGCAGCATTAGTGTTATTACCTAAGGGACCGAATGGGTTTGGGTCAGGAGGATACTTGTTATGGCCACTGTTTGGTACGTCCAATCAATTATTAGCTGGAATTAGTTTATTACTCGTTTCAATATGGCTAAAACGACTTGGAAGAAACTATTTAGTTACCTTTATTCCAATGGTCTTTATACTCGTAATGACAGTATGGGCAATGGCGCAGCAAGTCATATTCGAATGGTCAGGATATGGCGGTACCGAAACGAATTTACTGTTATTTATTTTCGGTAGTGTCATCTTAGTTTTTGCCATTTGGATTGTCTTAACGGCCTTTAAAGAACTAAGTAAGAAGGATGACCCAACTAATATAAACACAACATTCTAG
- a CDS encoding DUF302 domain-containing protein — MFDYTVTTNKSIEEAINSIETSLKEEKFGVLWMFDIKQKLQEKGLEFEKEFKVLEVCNPVEAQRVLIENQMAGYFLPCKIVVYENEGKTNIGMPRPSSLISLLNDEVLQAFAKDIEDRLITCIDNSR, encoded by the coding sequence GTGTTCGATTATACTGTTACAACTAATAAAAGTATTGAAGAAGCAATAAATAGCATAGAAACCAGTTTGAAGGAAGAAAAATTCGGTGTGTTATGGATGTTTGATATTAAACAAAAACTGCAAGAAAAAGGGTTAGAGTTTGAAAAGGAATTTAAAGTACTGGAAGTTTGTAACCCAGTAGAAGCACAAAGAGTGCTAATAGAAAATCAGATGGCAGGATATTTTTTACCTTGTAAGATAGTCGTTTATGAGAACGAGGGAAAAACAAACATCGGAATGCCCAGACCTTCCTCATTAATTAGTCTATTGAATGACGAAGTGTTACAAGCTTTTGCAAAGGACATTGAAGATCGGCTCATTACCTGTATCGATAATAGTAGATAG
- a CDS encoding rhodanese-like domain-containing protein yields MEYVNYVIFALVLFFIIRRILPIKGINNITAAELKNQLNDKNKQYIDVRTPAEFKSNNIRGFKNIPLHLLPQKLNELSKDKEVIVICQSGMRSSKAGTILKKNGFTQITNVRGGMSAWS; encoded by the coding sequence ATGGAATATGTAAATTACGTAATATTTGCTCTTGTATTGTTCTTTATCATCAGACGAATCCTTCCAATTAAAGGAATAAACAATATAACAGCAGCTGAATTAAAAAATCAGCTTAATGATAAAAATAAACAGTATATTGATGTTAGAACTCCAGCAGAGTTCAAGTCAAATAATATTAGAGGGTTTAAAAATATCCCACTTCACTTATTACCACAAAAATTAAATGAGCTATCAAAAGATAAAGAAGTGATTGTCATTTGTCAAAGTGGTATGAGAAGTAGCAAAGCAGGTACAATTCTTAAGAAGAATGGTTTTACGCAAATAACTAATGTTAGAGGCGGTATGAGCGCCTGGTCTTGA
- a CDS encoding ArsA family ATPase: protein MLLEKKILFVGGKGGVGKSTSAAALALLHAKNKKKTLLISTDPAHNLGDIFHKKLQNKPTKIVDYLDAVEIDPEAETKQYIQTVKENIRGVVKPTMKDEVNRQIDSASSSPGAEEAALFDRMVSIILDEGSAYDSIIFDTAPTGHTIRLLTLPELMSVWINGMLERRKKRNDNYTQLLNDGEPVDDPIFKVLQRRKDRFTSVREYLLDQRQTGYVFVLNPERLPILETARAIKELSKFDIDVHSVIINKCLSEEVDGEFWRKRKEVEKEYFGQIEHEFTQQTKLYIPLFETDISTLTLLDRYADYISESMKEVVK from the coding sequence ATGTTACTTGAGAAGAAAATCTTATTTGTAGGAGGTAAGGGTGGAGTAGGGAAATCGACAAGCGCTGCAGCTCTTGCTTTACTTCACGCTAAAAACAAGAAAAAAACGTTATTAATCTCAACTGACCCCGCGCATAATCTTGGAGATATATTCCATAAAAAGTTACAAAATAAACCTACAAAAATCGTTGACTACTTAGATGCAGTCGAAATTGACCCAGAAGCTGAAACGAAGCAATACATCCAGACTGTTAAAGAGAACATCCGTGGTGTAGTTAAACCAACGATGAAGGATGAAGTAAACAGACAAATCGATTCAGCCAGTTCATCACCTGGTGCAGAGGAAGCTGCATTATTTGATCGAATGGTATCTATTATATTAGATGAAGGAAGTGCTTACGATTCGATTATTTTTGACACAGCTCCAACGGGGCATACCATTCGTTTATTAACTTTACCTGAACTAATGAGTGTTTGGATAAATGGAATGCTCGAAAGAAGGAAAAAGAGAAATGATAATTATACACAGCTATTAAATGATGGTGAGCCAGTGGATGATCCTATATTCAAAGTATTACAAAGAAGAAAAGATCGATTCACTAGCGTTCGAGAATACTTACTGGATCAACGCCAAACAGGATATGTGTTTGTTTTAAACCCGGAAAGACTTCCCATATTAGAAACTGCAAGGGCCATTAAGGAATTAAGCAAGTTTGATATTGATGTTCATTCTGTCATTATTAATAAATGCCTCTCAGAAGAAGTAGACGGCGAGTTCTGGAGAAAAAGAAAAGAAGTTGAAAAAGAATATTTTGGGCAGATCGAGCATGAATTTACTCAGCAAACAAAACTGTATATCCCGTTGTTTGAAACAGATATTAGCACACTTACTCTTCTTGATAGGTATGCTGATTATATAAGTGAATCGATGAAAGAAGTGGTCAAATGA